In Salinigranum marinum, one DNA window encodes the following:
- a CDS encoding formate/nitrite transporter family protein, whose product MSDPDERVPEESVRDAVERSRSGAPAVGHVVRDRFSSDEVFQRIVAAADEEITSGSRELFFSALAGGFAITITFMLYVSMKTSTGGDPVLSALLYPLGFVYIIIGGYQLYTENTLPPVALTLERLASVPALLRNWIVVLTGNFAGGAMGAAALAFGGVLSPEAGVVAAGIAQEGVDTAWWNLFSKAAFAGLIVAGVVWVEYAARDTISRLAVVYLAFLAIPLGGLYHSVVSFTEMIYLVLLGDLAIGVGLVDFVLPVLLGNTIGGVVLVTVVNYFQTTEQRLESARFEGAQRQLSLPEWVLGGLAGRSYVPLLDTADAPPVADDGPYRIVVPIQNPRTETQLVEVACLLASQRDDAVVNPVHIVQVPDRSRGYGSTQRRRIVTESEALMGDMRDIAADYDVEYQSSTVVSRRSFEELFEIARRKQADLALLQWGDDRLWGAARTDRSLSDLTSQLPCDFLVLKNRGFDASRLLLPTEGGHNCELSAEIARTLRDAVGSEITLLHVVADVTERDAGERFLAEWADELGIGDATRVVDDTGDVERAIAREARDNSLLLLGATERGLLSRLVHDSLNLSVVDEVDCSVLLAERARPRSLRERLFGQR is encoded by the coding sequence ATGAGCGATCCCGACGAACGAGTCCCCGAGGAGTCAGTTCGGGACGCCGTCGAACGGTCTCGGAGCGGTGCGCCGGCCGTCGGCCACGTCGTTCGCGATCGCTTCTCGTCCGACGAGGTGTTCCAGCGGATCGTCGCGGCGGCCGACGAGGAGATCACGTCTGGGAGCCGCGAACTGTTCTTCAGCGCGCTCGCGGGCGGGTTCGCGATCACCATCACGTTCATGCTCTACGTCTCGATGAAGACCTCGACCGGGGGCGACCCGGTGTTGAGCGCCCTGCTGTATCCGCTCGGGTTCGTCTACATCATCATCGGCGGCTACCAACTCTACACCGAGAACACGCTGCCGCCGGTCGCGCTGACCCTCGAACGGCTGGCGAGCGTTCCGGCTCTGTTGCGCAACTGGATCGTCGTCCTGACCGGTAACTTCGCCGGCGGGGCGATGGGTGCGGCCGCGCTCGCGTTCGGCGGTGTCCTCTCCCCGGAGGCCGGCGTGGTGGCGGCCGGGATCGCACAGGAGGGCGTCGACACGGCGTGGTGGAACCTGTTCAGCAAGGCGGCCTTCGCGGGGTTGATCGTCGCCGGCGTCGTCTGGGTCGAGTACGCGGCCCGGGACACGATCTCCCGGCTCGCCGTGGTCTATCTCGCGTTCCTGGCCATCCCGCTCGGAGGACTGTACCACTCGGTCGTCTCGTTCACGGAGATGATCTACCTGGTCTTGCTCGGCGACCTCGCGATCGGCGTCGGACTCGTCGACTTCGTGCTCCCGGTCCTCTTGGGGAACACGATCGGCGGCGTGGTGTTGGTGACTGTCGTCAACTACTTCCAGACGACCGAACAGCGGCTCGAATCGGCCCGCTTCGAGGGAGCCCAACGCCAGCTCTCCCTCCCGGAGTGGGTGCTCGGTGGCCTCGCCGGGCGGTCGTACGTCCCGCTGCTCGACACGGCCGACGCCCCTCCGGTCGCGGACGACGGTCCGTACCGGATCGTCGTGCCGATCCAGAACCCACGGACAGAAACGCAACTCGTCGAGGTCGCCTGTCTGTTGGCCAGTCAGCGGGACGACGCCGTCGTCAACCCCGTGCACATCGTGCAGGTCCCCGACCGGAGTCGGGGGTACGGAAGCACACAGCGCCGGCGGATCGTCACCGAGTCCGAGGCGCTGATGGGAGACATGCGCGACATCGCCGCCGACTACGACGTCGAGTACCAGAGTTCGACTGTCGTCTCCCGTCGCTCGTTCGAGGAACTGTTCGAGATCGCCAGGCGCAAGCAGGCCGACCTGGCGCTGCTGCAGTGGGGTGACGACCGGCTGTGGGGGGCCGCGCGAACGGACCGCTCGCTGAGCGATCTCACCAGCCAGCTCCCCTGTGACTTCCTCGTGTTGAAGAACCGTGGCTTCGACGCGTCACGCCTCCTGTTGCCGACCGAAGGGGGACACAACTGCGAGCTGAGCGCCGAGATCGCCCGCACGCTCCGCGACGCCGTCGGGTCGGAGATCACCCTGTTGCACGTGGTCGCGGACGTCACCGAACGCGATGCCGGCGAACGGTTCCTGGCCGAATGGGCCGACGAACTCGGGATCGGTGACGCGACGCGCGTCGTCGACGACACCGGCGACGTCGAGCGAGCCATCGCTCGCGAGGCGCGTGACAACTCGCTGTTGCTCCTCGGGGCGACCGAACGGGGACTGCTCTCGCGGCTCGTCCACGACTCGCTCAACCTCAGCGTCGTCGACGAGGTGGACTGTTCGGTCCTGCTCGCCGAGCGAGCGAGGCCTCGCAGTCTCCGTGAGCGCCTGTTCGGGCAGCGCTGA
- a CDS encoding TrmB family transcriptional regulator → MATLRDLGLSEYEARSYRSLLDLGPTTAKELSRTSDVPMGRVYDVLNGLEQDGLVRSQAASRPKKYVAVEPETGLERLLGDKRAELERKVEQYEAVVEELSEELDARGAVDEQFWTAAIGPDESGDLLVERLAAADERLVMVAGTPSPQFDIGQVSGRVVDRLDEALDRGVRASLLLSPGLVESLPETVWDDYHARLVTNEGFEARVASEVSGTFNLIDDVEVCIEVPNPLDPAQAFAMIDLKDPEFAANLREAFDERWVEAEPLSL, encoded by the coding sequence ATGGCGACACTGCGTGACCTCGGCCTGTCCGAGTACGAAGCCCGCTCGTACCGGTCGCTCCTCGACCTCGGACCGACGACCGCCAAGGAGCTCTCGCGGACGAGCGACGTGCCGATGGGCCGGGTCTACGACGTTCTCAACGGCCTCGAACAGGACGGCCTCGTTCGGAGCCAGGCGGCGAGCCGCCCGAAGAAGTACGTCGCCGTGGAGCCGGAGACGGGGCTCGAACGGCTCTTGGGCGACAAACGAGCTGAGCTCGAACGGAAGGTGGAGCAGTACGAGGCCGTCGTGGAGGAGCTCTCCGAGGAACTCGACGCGCGGGGCGCGGTCGACGAGCAGTTCTGGACCGCCGCTATCGGCCCCGACGAGAGCGGGGATCTGCTCGTCGAACGGCTGGCGGCCGCCGACGAGCGGCTCGTCATGGTCGCCGGGACACCCTCGCCGCAGTTCGACATCGGTCAGGTCAGCGGACGGGTCGTCGACCGGCTCGACGAGGCACTCGACCGCGGGGTCCGCGCGTCCCTGTTGCTCTCGCCGGGGCTCGTCGAGTCGCTTCCAGAGACCGTGTGGGACGACTACCACGCGCGCCTCGTGACGAACGAGGGGTTCGAGGCGCGCGTCGCGAGCGAGGTGTCGGGGACGTTCAATCTCATCGACGACGTGGAGGTGTGCATCGAGGTGCCGAACCCGCTCGACCCGGCACAAGCCTTCGCGATGATCGATCTCAAGGACCCCGAGTTCGCGGCGAACCTCAGAGAGGCGTTCGACGAACGGTGGGTCGAGGCCGAGCCGCTGTCGTTGTGA
- a CDS encoding cation:proton antiporter, whose product MATAEGVSLIPIVAAIIGIGVVSQILSDRFQIPSVVFLIAAGIALGPEMLGIVDPDVFGGALSDIVGLSVAVIVFEGAFHLRIEKLREAPAVTLRLVTVGAAIALVGTAVAVHFLLGVEWLVSFLIGALLVATGPTVIAPILEVVPARDRVEAALETEGIVNDVTAAILAVVIFEAILAQEAGASIFVALFAERLGIGMLVGVVVGAVVYYLLRYVDLSPGNAPQNARLLVLAGALVAYGAADAIATEAGIAAVATAGVILGNLDVPYEQDIEEFKGDITLVVLSFVFIALAALLQFSTLIQLGLGGILLVVVVAVVIRPLLVFVSCLGDRFSRGEKLFMSFVGPRGIIPASVATLFAIQLRAQGLTAAADLLVGTVFLVILMTVVFEGGFARQIAEYLDVIPMRVLVIGGGKVGRTLAERLEDRGENVVLIEEDIETVETARNAGFTVHHGDATATDVLRSAGAEKSKVVVAATGDDDVNLLVAQLSNSKFAPETILARVNNPSNVEAFEELGVRTISTTLATAQALDNYIERPAMMNWMSEIGQSGDVQEVELTADELIGMTIEEITNQLPSGVLVALVARDGNARVPPDDFTVEHGDRVTVIGERADVREAMSFVHPDG is encoded by the coding sequence ATGGCCACCGCCGAAGGTGTCAGCCTCATTCCGATCGTCGCCGCGATCATCGGAATCGGTGTCGTCTCCCAGATCCTCTCGGATCGGTTTCAGATCCCCAGCGTCGTGTTCCTCATCGCGGCCGGGATCGCGCTCGGCCCCGAGATGCTCGGGATCGTCGACCCGGACGTGTTCGGCGGCGCGCTCTCGGACATCGTCGGCCTCTCGGTCGCCGTCATCGTCTTCGAGGGCGCGTTTCACCTCCGCATCGAGAAACTGCGCGAGGCACCGGCCGTGACGCTCCGACTCGTCACCGTCGGTGCCGCCATCGCGCTGGTCGGGACGGCGGTGGCGGTTCACTTCCTGCTCGGTGTGGAGTGGCTCGTCTCGTTTCTCATCGGCGCGCTCCTCGTGGCGACGGGGCCGACGGTCATCGCGCCGATCCTCGAAGTCGTCCCCGCGCGGGACCGCGTCGAGGCCGCGCTCGAAACCGAAGGGATCGTCAACGACGTCACCGCGGCGATCCTCGCGGTCGTCATCTTCGAGGCCATCCTCGCCCAGGAGGCCGGCGCGAGCATCTTCGTCGCGCTGTTCGCCGAACGACTGGGGATCGGGATGCTCGTCGGCGTCGTCGTCGGGGCAGTCGTCTACTATCTCCTGCGGTACGTCGACCTCTCGCCCGGCAACGCACCGCAGAACGCCCGACTCCTGGTGCTCGCGGGGGCGCTCGTCGCCTACGGTGCCGCCGACGCCATCGCGACCGAGGCGGGCATCGCGGCTGTCGCGACCGCGGGCGTCATCCTTGGCAACCTCGACGTGCCGTACGAACAGGACATCGAGGAGTTCAAAGGCGACATCACCCTGGTGGTCCTCTCGTTCGTCTTCATCGCGCTCGCGGCGCTGCTGCAGTTCTCGACGCTCATCCAGCTCGGGCTCGGCGGTATCCTCCTCGTCGTCGTCGTCGCGGTCGTCATCCGTCCGCTGTTGGTGTTCGTCTCCTGTCTCGGCGATCGCTTCTCCCGGGGAGAGAAGCTCTTCATGAGTTTCGTCGGCCCCCGCGGGATCATTCCCGCCTCCGTCGCGACGCTGTTCGCCATCCAACTCCGGGCGCAGGGGCTCACGGCGGCGGCGGACCTCCTCGTCGGCACCGTCTTTCTCGTCATCCTCATGACCGTCGTCTTCGAGGGTGGCTTCGCCCGGCAGATCGCCGAATACCTGGACGTGATTCCCATGCGTGTACTCGTCATCGGAGGCGGCAAGGTGGGCCGGACGCTCGCCGAACGCCTCGAAGACCGCGGAGAGAACGTCGTACTGATCGAAGAAGACATCGAGACCGTCGAGACCGCGCGCAACGCGGGTTTTACCGTCCACCACGGCGACGCCACCGCCACGGACGTGCTCCGGTCGGCGGGTGCCGAGAAGTCGAAGGTCGTCGTCGCCGCCACCGGTGACGACGACGTGAACCTGCTCGTCGCCCAGCTGTCGAACTCGAAGTTCGCGCCCGAGACGATCCTGGCGCGCGTCAACAACCCCTCGAACGTCGAGGCGTTCGAGGAGCTCGGTGTGCGGACCATCTCGACCACGCTCGCCACGGCGCAGGCGCTCGACAACTACATCGAGCGGCCGGCGATGATGAACTGGATGAGCGAGATCGGCCAGTCGGGCGACGTCCAGGAGGTCGAACTCACGGCGGACGAACTCATCGGGATGACGATCGAGGAGATCACCAACCAACTCCCCTCGGGAGTGCTCGTCGCGCTCGTCGCCCGCGACGGCAACGCGCGCGTCCCGCCAGACGACTTCACCGTCGAGCACGGCGACCGCGTCACCGTCATCGGCGAACGCGCCGACGTCCGCGAGGCGATGTCGTTCGTCCACCCTGACGGCTGA
- a CDS encoding DUF7124 domain-containing protein has protein sequence MTLAFELDALKAVADPGAVFSDARQWTKYVGVVSDQPTYVVTNYTRKHRVRQDFFSGPRGVIESLENVKRQFDTDRHVLVGTTDEDRAAAEETDWEFLPVEQAAEAAGWTLGDEESEDDPFEDDGRGDWP, from the coding sequence ATGACACTCGCCTTCGAACTCGACGCGCTCAAAGCGGTCGCGGATCCGGGGGCAGTGTTCTCCGACGCCCGACAGTGGACCAAGTACGTCGGCGTCGTGAGCGACCAGCCCACGTACGTCGTGACCAACTACACCCGGAAACACCGGGTTCGGCAGGACTTCTTCTCGGGCCCGCGCGGGGTGATAGAGAGCCTCGAGAACGTCAAACGGCAGTTCGACACCGACCGGCACGTCCTCGTCGGCACCACCGACGAGGACCGCGCGGCCGCCGAGGAGACCGACTGGGAGTTCCTCCCGGTCGAGCAGGCGGCCGAGGCCGCCGGCTGGACGCTCGGCGACGAGGAGAGCGAGGACGACCCCTTCGAGGACGACGGCCGCGGCGACTGGCCCTGA
- the mptA gene encoding GTP cyclohydrolase MptA, producing MSHQLPDVQATRPDVTVGLSQVGVTGVEKLVKIARNGKRPLVLMAEFEVFVDLPGGRKGIDMSRNMQVIDEILEEAVSEPAYRVEDVCGDAAERLLAKHDYTSTAEVHMEAELILKEDTPASGLATQSSVDIIASATATDEGTREEIGARVVGMTVCPCSQGMSASRARETLLDLGVDEETTEEFLEAVPQPGHSQRGHATLTVTSEGSPDVDLIDLIDIARDAMSARIYNLAKRPDEDHMTYHAHANAKFVEDCVRSIAEGVVDEFDHLPDDAVVHMKQSNDESIHQHNAHAERELTMGTLREELRL from the coding sequence ATGAGTCATCAGCTGCCCGACGTGCAGGCGACTCGCCCCGACGTCACCGTTGGACTGAGCCAGGTCGGCGTGACCGGCGTCGAGAAGCTCGTGAAGATCGCCCGCAACGGCAAGCGCCCGCTCGTTCTGATGGCGGAGTTCGAGGTGTTCGTCGATCTCCCCGGGGGAAGGAAGGGAATCGACATGAGCCGGAACATGCAGGTCATCGACGAGATCCTCGAAGAGGCGGTCTCGGAGCCGGCGTACCGGGTCGAAGACGTCTGCGGCGACGCCGCCGAACGCCTCCTGGCCAAACACGACTACACCTCGACGGCGGAGGTCCACATGGAGGCCGAACTCATCCTCAAGGAGGACACGCCCGCGAGCGGCCTCGCGACCCAGAGCAGCGTCGACATCATCGCCTCGGCGACGGCCACCGACGAGGGGACCCGCGAGGAGATCGGCGCGCGCGTCGTCGGCATGACCGTCTGTCCCTGCTCGCAAGGGATGTCGGCCTCCCGTGCCCGCGAGACGCTCCTCGACCTCGGCGTCGACGAGGAGACGACCGAGGAGTTCTTAGAGGCAGTGCCCCAGCCGGGCCACTCACAGCGCGGCCACGCCACGCTGACCGTGACGAGCGAGGGGTCGCCGGACGTCGACCTCATCGACCTCATCGACATCGCACGCGACGCGATGAGCGCGCGGATCTACAACCTCGCGAAGCGCCCCGACGAGGATCACATGACCTACCACGCCCACGCGAACGCGAAATTCGTCGAGGACTGCGTCCGCTCGATCGCCGAGGGCGTCGTCGACGAGTTCGATCACCTGCCGGACGACGCGGTCGTCCACATGAAGCAGTCGAACGACGAGTCCATCCACCAGCACAACGCCCACGCCGAGCGCGAACTGACGATGGGCACGCTCCGCGAGGAGCTCCGGCTGTAA
- a CDS encoding FxsA family protein, translating to MPRTRWIIASLLLIPLADALFLVVVSDFIGWKATVALVVLTGLVGMLLVRAEGRHTLRALQRKVGTGDLPTNELMDGGLLIAAGAFLLTPGLVTDTIGFLIAVPLTRYPIREFLKRLVVEPYLDRRMDGFVSGTVWTAGFPQDGGSRPAGDYVDVDGGPVNEDNR from the coding sequence ATGCCGCGCACGCGCTGGATCATCGCGTCCTTGCTCCTCATCCCGCTCGCGGACGCACTGTTCCTCGTGGTCGTCTCGGACTTCATCGGGTGGAAGGCCACCGTCGCGCTCGTCGTCCTGACGGGGCTCGTCGGGATGCTGCTCGTCCGCGCCGAGGGTCGACACACGCTCCGGGCGCTCCAGCGGAAGGTCGGGACCGGCGACCTCCCGACGAACGAACTGATGGACGGCGGGTTGCTTATCGCCGCCGGGGCGTTCCTCCTCACCCCCGGACTGGTGACCGACACCATCGGCTTTCTCATCGCCGTGCCGCTCACGCGCTACCCCATCCGGGAGTTCCTCAAACGGCTCGTCGTCGAGCCGTATCTCGACCGGCGCATGGACGGCTTCGTCTCGGGGACCGTCTGGACCGCCGGCTTCCCGCAGGACGGCGGATCGCGCCCCGCTGGCGACTACGTCGACGTCGACGGCGGCCCGGTGAACGAGGACAACCGGTGA
- a CDS encoding DUF255 domain-containing protein, translating into MDDEGAGADANESEPVVGVDWREWGTDAFDEARERDVPLLLSLTATWCSACHEMERETYADPRVAAAVRDGYVPVRVDIDRHPRVRERYNMGGFPSTVFCTPAGEVLTGATYLGPDGMKQVVDRIRETWAERGRDAGSVPRALAGDPTPAGEVTGRIEEHLAGQLEAQYDHEFAGWGTDAKFPLPRTIEFALKRERHQALSTLDVIQRRLFDEVDGGFFRYAGSRDWSDVAHEKLLATNAALVRAFANGYLYTGDDAYRETARSTVDFLTDDLWTGRAVGGSLGPADESDYYALAADERAAVAPPRRDLTVYAGDNGLAAEAFLTLAAYTDDEAARDAAERVLDHLRAELVVDGVVTRYRDGDEAGERGLLEEHARVAAAFCRAEQVLGEGRETARAVVDHAIEALHDDGSFRDGPAAGEGLLDRPLRPIDGNVELAEVCLDLAALTGENRYETVAREVVAAFAGATDRFGIQVAGYGSVAARLCRPALVIEVPDGGDLHRAALRVADHEKVVVPGERDAAAVRVGDDRRTATTPDELMAEVSALR; encoded by the coding sequence ATGGACGACGAGGGCGCGGGCGCGGACGCGAACGAGAGCGAGCCAGTGGTCGGCGTCGACTGGCGCGAGTGGGGGACGGACGCGTTCGACGAGGCGCGCGAGCGCGACGTCCCTCTCCTGCTGTCGCTGACCGCGACGTGGTGTAGCGCCTGTCACGAGATGGAGCGGGAGACTTACGCCGACCCCAGGGTGGCGGCCGCCGTCAGGGACGGCTACGTTCCGGTCCGCGTCGACATCGACCGCCATCCTCGGGTTCGAGAACGGTACAACATGGGCGGCTTCCCGTCGACCGTCTTCTGCACGCCCGCGGGCGAGGTGCTCACGGGCGCGACCTATCTCGGTCCCGACGGGATGAAACAGGTGGTCGACCGGATCCGCGAGACGTGGGCCGAGCGCGGACGCGACGCGGGGAGCGTCCCTCGGGCGCTCGCCGGCGACCCCACGCCAGCGGGCGAGGTCACGGGACGGATCGAAGAACACCTCGCGGGCCAACTGGAGGCGCAGTACGACCACGAGTTCGCCGGCTGGGGGACGGACGCGAAGTTCCCGCTCCCCCGGACGATCGAGTTCGCCCTCAAGCGCGAACGCCACCAGGCGCTGTCGACGCTCGACGTGATCCAGCGACGGCTCTTCGACGAGGTCGACGGCGGCTTCTTCCGCTACGCCGGCTCCCGGGACTGGAGCGACGTCGCCCACGAGAAACTGCTCGCGACGAACGCGGCGCTCGTCCGGGCGTTCGCGAACGGCTACCTCTACACCGGCGACGACGCCTACCGCGAGACCGCCCGTTCGACGGTGGACTTTCTCACCGACGACCTCTGGACCGGCCGGGCTGTCGGCGGAAGCCTCGGCCCCGCCGACGAGTCCGACTACTACGCGCTCGCCGCCGACGAGCGCGCGGCCGTCGCCCCGCCGCGGCGCGACCTGACGGTGTACGCCGGCGACAACGGCCTCGCCGCGGAGGCGTTTCTCACCCTGGCCGCGTACACCGACGACGAGGCCGCGCGCGACGCCGCCGAGCGCGTGCTCGACCACCTCCGCGCGGAACTCGTCGTGGACGGGGTCGTGACTCGCTACCGCGACGGCGACGAGGCCGGCGAGCGCGGCCTCCTGGAGGAGCACGCGCGGGTCGCCGCGGCCTTTTGCCGCGCCGAGCAGGTGCTCGGCGAGGGCAGAGAGACCGCGCGCGCGGTCGTCGACCACGCGATCGAGGCGCTCCACGACGACGGCTCGTTCCGCGACGGTCCCGCGGCGGGCGAGGGGTTGCTCGACCGGCCGCTCCGGCCGATCGACGGCAACGTCGAACTCGCGGAGGTCTGTCTGGATCTCGCGGCGCTCACCGGCGAGAACAGGTACGAGACGGTCGCCCGGGAGGTCGTCGCGGCCTTCGCGGGCGCGACCGATCGCTTCGGGATCCAGGTCGCCGGCTACGGCTCGGTCGCGGCGCGGCTCTGCCGGCCGGCGCTCGTCATCGAGGTTCCCGACGGTGGGGATCTCCACCGCGCGGCGCTCCGCGTGGCCGACCACGAGAAGGTGGTCGTCCCGGGCGAGCGCGACGCCGCGGCGGTCCGCGTCGGCGACGACCGCCGCACGGCGACGACGCCCGACGAGCTGATGGCCGAGGTGTCGGCGCTCAGGTAG
- a CDS encoding NAD(P)/FAD-dependent oxidoreductase produces the protein MSQSYVIIGDGIAGSSAAETLREEAPDADVTVITDEGEALYNRILIKEFAKGKLPEAPISIHSDSWYDDRDIDLRLNTVVTNVDPDAHTLATHEGEEIEYDKLLVATGGTPTQLPVENSDAEGIHHFWTFQDARAIREHAEQSETGVVVGAGLLGIDLAAICAAQGIDAHYLMRGECWWRYALSPDGAEIIHDALEERGVTPVFGSGVDRFETDDDGHVVSTVDPNGDRYDSAFVGIAIGLDFNAELLQGTDVECDDGVVVDEYMRTNDDDIFAAGDITQFHDVILGERTQNGAWGSAKEQGTIAAKNMVDYASEEFRWVSSYSITHFDFPFLSFGHPTLGDDEAERRYEDDTWRRITFKDGKIIGGVLVGDLSAQSAYKKLMREERVVSDQKDVLLEKRVDLDKVAPAQQ, from the coding sequence ATGAGCCAGTCGTATGTGATCATCGGCGACGGCATCGCGGGTTCGTCCGCGGCCGAGACGCTCCGTGAGGAGGCGCCAGACGCCGATGTCACCGTCATCACAGACGAGGGCGAGGCCCTGTACAACCGGATCCTCATCAAGGAGTTCGCCAAAGGCAAACTCCCCGAGGCCCCCATCTCCATCCACAGCGACTCGTGGTACGACGACCGCGACATCGACCTCCGCCTCAACACGGTCGTGACGAACGTCGACCCCGACGCGCACACCCTCGCGACCCACGAGGGCGAGGAGATCGAGTACGACAAACTCCTCGTCGCCACGGGCGGGACCCCGACCCAGTTGCCCGTCGAGAACTCCGACGCCGAGGGCATCCACCACTTCTGGACGTTTCAGGACGCCCGCGCCATCCGCGAACACGCCGAACAGTCCGAGACCGGCGTGGTCGTCGGTGCCGGCCTCCTGGGGATCGACCTCGCGGCCATCTGCGCCGCACAGGGCATCGACGCACACTACCTGATGCGCGGCGAGTGCTGGTGGCGCTACGCGCTGTCGCCAGACGGTGCCGAGATCATCCACGACGCCCTCGAAGAGCGCGGCGTCACCCCCGTCTTTGGATCGGGTGTCGACCGCTTCGAGACCGACGACGACGGCCACGTCGTCTCGACCGTCGACCCCAACGGCGACCGCTACGACTCGGCGTTCGTCGGCATCGCGATCGGCCTCGACTTCAACGCCGAACTCCTCCAGGGCACCGACGTCGAGTGCGACGACGGGGTCGTCGTCGACGAGTATATGCGGACGAACGACGACGACATCTTCGCCGCGGGCGACATCACGCAGTTCCACGACGTTATCCTCGGCGAGCGGACCCAAAACGGCGCGTGGGGGAGCGCGAAAGAGCAGGGGACCATCGCCGCGAAGAACATGGTCGACTACGCCTCCGAGGAGTTCCGCTGGGTCTCGTCGTACTCGATCACGCACTTCGACTTCCCGTTCCTCTCCTTCGGCCACCCGACCCTCGGCGACGACGAGGCCGAGCGACGCTACGAGGACGACACCTGGCGGCGCATCACGTTCAAGGATGGCAAGATCATCGGCGGCGTCCTCGTCGGCGACCTCTCGGCGCAGTCGGCGTACAAGAAGCTGATGCGCGAAGAGCGCGTCGTCTCCGACCAGAAGGACGTCCTCTTGGAGAAGCGTGTCGACCTCGACAAGGTCGCCCCGGCCCAGCAGTAA